The Klebsiella sp. RHBSTW-00484 genome includes a window with the following:
- a CDS encoding fimbrial biogenesis chaperone, with protein MLRYFTLLAILCYSGSAAASVVINSTRVIYPQDTKVVNVQLVNKSTTPHLVQSWIDDGNPSVSPEKIDVPFSVAPAVVQIGTNEGQILKLMSRDAALLPKDRESVFWLNVLDVPPVPEVSEDKANYLQVALRSRVKLFYRPNDLKVKSDDIDQHLSVRHQDGKFCLNNKSPYYVTLMEMVTWQGGDIKKTVKANLLSDTAFIAPFNCYALPSGVSGNSQYRIARMNDFGSKHYAVISSTL; from the coding sequence ATGTTACGCTATTTTACGCTACTGGCTATTCTCTGTTATTCGGGGTCCGCAGCGGCCAGCGTGGTCATTAATTCCACCCGAGTGATTTACCCGCAAGATACAAAAGTTGTTAATGTACAGTTAGTGAATAAAAGCACTACACCCCATCTGGTACAAAGCTGGATTGATGACGGCAATCCGAGCGTTTCACCAGAAAAAATTGATGTGCCGTTCTCCGTAGCGCCTGCGGTGGTGCAAATAGGTACGAATGAAGGGCAAATATTAAAGTTAATGTCGCGGGATGCGGCGTTGTTGCCGAAAGACCGGGAATCTGTTTTCTGGCTGAATGTTCTGGATGTTCCCCCTGTACCCGAAGTGAGCGAGGATAAGGCTAACTATCTGCAGGTGGCGCTACGTAGCAGGGTAAAGCTGTTTTATCGGCCCAACGATTTGAAAGTGAAATCTGATGATATCGATCAGCATCTTTCTGTACGTCATCAGGACGGAAAATTCTGTTTAAATAATAAGTCCCCATATTATGTTACGTTGATGGAAATGGTAACCTGGCAAGGCGGAGATATTAAAAAAACCGTAAAAGCTAATCTACTTTCTGATACCGCATTTATTGCTCCATTTAACTGCTATGCGCTACCTTCTGGGGTAAGTGGCAATTCTCAATATCGAATTGCGCGTATGAATGACTTTGGTAGCAAGCACTATGCAGTAATTTCCAGCACGCTTTAA